A window from Candidatus Zixiibacteriota bacterium encodes these proteins:
- a CDS encoding aminotransferase class IV, which yields MTTRRLRAEPTWRTPRRRPHSDCAAACINGRIVSSRSALIPVDDWGFLYGWGVFETIRLHRRRALFLDRHLERMESTAAALRLPGGVAPDSWRQDVERTIRRSQLSEGAINLYWTLGAPGTIASSRIVCIRPRPRIHRRPLRVWVAPWRVEPTSPGVGVKTMAYFPNMFALSCAWREGYDTAILLNTQDRLADAATSSVFIIEKDRIVTPSLGEGALPGVTRGLVLTLARELGLNPREAPITWRRFLASDGVFLTSTLRSLSLVGQIGDIRCRPTRSALRLLGTLQARYSRLVSAEIRRIPSAF from the coding sequence ATGACGACGAGGCGACTGCGCGCAGAGCCAACCTGGCGAACGCCGCGGCGACGACCCCATAGCGATTGTGCGGCGGCCTGCATCAACGGCCGAATCGTTTCTTCCCGATCGGCACTCATTCCCGTCGACGACTGGGGCTTCCTGTATGGGTGGGGCGTCTTCGAGACTATCCGTCTTCATCGCAGGCGGGCGCTGTTTCTGGATCGACACCTGGAACGGATGGAATCCACGGCGGCCGCATTGCGCCTCCCGGGGGGCGTCGCCCCGGACTCCTGGCGACAAGACGTCGAGCGAACAATTCGTCGCTCACAACTCTCAGAGGGGGCCATCAACCTATACTGGACGCTGGGTGCACCGGGAACAATCGCGTCAAGTCGAATTGTCTGCATTCGTCCGAGGCCGCGTATCCACCGCCGTCCATTGCGTGTCTGGGTCGCGCCGTGGCGCGTGGAGCCGACGTCACCGGGAGTCGGCGTCAAGACAATGGCGTACTTCCCAAACATGTTTGCGCTCTCGTGCGCCTGGCGGGAGGGCTACGACACCGCCATCCTCCTCAACACACAGGATCGCCTCGCCGATGCCGCTACATCTTCGGTTTTCATCATCGAAAAAGACCGCATCGTGACACCTTCGCTGGGCGAGGGGGCTCTGCCGGGTGTCACGCGCGGCTTGGTCCTCACCCTGGCAAGAGAATTGGGACTCAATCCACGCGAGGCACCGATCACTTGGCGACGGTTCCTCGCCTCTGACGGGGTCTTCCTGACCTCGACACTACGGAGTCTCTCCTTGGTGGGACAAATCGGTGATATCCGTTGTCGGCCAACACGTTCTGCCCTCCGGCTACTGGGAACACTGCAAGCACGATACAGCCGCTTGGTTTCAGCGGAGATTCGGCGCATCCCATCGGCGTTTTAG